In Oceanobacillus sp. FSL K6-2867, one DNA window encodes the following:
- the cyoE gene encoding heme o synthase codes for MNKAETSYSEMIGDAALSNKGKIGVFFNEIKALIKIGIVNSNMITVFAGFWLAVHFSNSSFISHWGTFLLTMVGSVLVIAGGCIINNWYDADIDPKMNRTKKRPTVTGFISLKTALIVGLVTTAAGLIMLLFTTALAALFAFIGWFVYVVLYTMWSKRRYTLNTAIGSISGAMPPLIGWAAFDPSLHIVPVVMFLIMFIWQTPHFLALAMKKTEDYRAAGVPMLPVVYGFEFTKRQIVVYTACLLPLPFLLVTLGTTFVVIAVLLNIGWLVLGFRGFFMKDDLKWANIMFIYSLNYLIILFPLMIIVTLPIFN; via the coding sequence ATGAATAAAGCGGAAACATCATATTCTGAAATGATCGGTGATGCAGCATTATCCAACAAAGGGAAAATCGGAGTGTTTTTTAATGAAATAAAAGCGCTTATAAAAATAGGTATTGTAAACTCGAATATGATTACTGTTTTTGCCGGTTTTTGGTTAGCAGTCCATTTTTCGAACTCTTCCTTTATATCCCATTGGGGAACTTTTTTACTCACAATGGTTGGTAGTGTGCTCGTTATTGCTGGTGGCTGTATTATTAATAATTGGTATGATGCAGACATTGATCCCAAAATGAACAGAACAAAAAAACGCCCGACGGTTACTGGGTTTATATCTCTTAAAACAGCATTAATTGTTGGACTTGTGACTACTGCGGCAGGACTTATAATGTTATTGTTTACGACTGCATTAGCTGCACTTTTTGCTTTTATTGGATGGTTTGTTTATGTCGTACTGTATACAATGTGGTCAAAACGTCGTTATACATTAAACACGGCAATCGGAAGTATTTCAGGTGCTATGCCGCCGCTGATCGGATGGGCAGCATTTGATCCTTCTTTGCATATTGTTCCAGTTGTTATGTTTTTAATTATGTTCATCTGGCAAACACCTCATTTTCTTGCTCTGGCAATGAAAAAAACCGAGGATTACCGAGCTGCGGGGGTACCTATGTTACCTGTCGTCTACGGGTTTGAATTTACAAAACGCCAAATTGTAGTTTATACTGCCTGTCTGCTTCCACTGCCATTTTTACTCGTCACACTGGGAACGACATTTGTAGTTATTGCGGTATTACTTAATATTGGTTGGCTTGTATTAGGATTTAGAGGCTTCTTTATGAAAGATGATTTAAAATGGGCAAATATCATGTTTATCTATTCGTTAAACTACCTGATCATTTTATTTCCATTAATGATTATCGTGACATTGCCTATATTTAACTAA
- the coxB gene encoding cytochrome c oxidase subunit II, translating to MEGWMGKTKALLLFTMLSLFLTACGKENLTALAPKGYGAESSMNLIILTTLIMVGVFVVVMIIYVIALVRFRRKKGQEDYIPKQVEGNHTLETVWTIIPIVLVLIMGVPTVIATFDLADTSNASEHINIEVTGNQYWWHFNYDGEEIVTSQDLYIPTGERVYLNMQSSDVIHSFWVPTIAGKMDVSPENVNTMYIEAYEEGVYWGKCAELCGPSHSLMDFKVIAVSPEEYEQWVADMQAVDPEQEPQDAVAQEGKELFEANNCMACHAIGSSPAATGPNLTNFGNRSTIAGILEPTKENLVDWILDPESIKPGNKMTGAYPSISEEEANSIAEYLLQLKPSEVTPESAGN from the coding sequence ATGGAAGGTTGGATGGGAAAAACTAAGGCACTATTACTGTTTACAATGTTGTCTCTATTTTTGACCGCGTGTGGTAAAGAAAATTTAACAGCGCTCGCGCCAAAAGGGTATGGAGCAGAAAGCTCGATGAATTTAATTATTCTTACAACATTAATTATGGTTGGAGTTTTTGTCGTCGTTATGATTATCTACGTTATTGCTTTAGTCCGTTTCCGAAGAAAGAAAGGGCAGGAAGATTACATTCCAAAGCAAGTAGAAGGAAACCACACACTGGAAACGGTTTGGACAATCATACCGATAGTGCTAGTTTTAATTATGGGTGTACCGACTGTAATTGCTACGTTTGATTTAGCAGATACATCCAATGCAAGTGAACACATCAACATTGAGGTTACAGGAAATCAATATTGGTGGCATTTTAATTATGATGGGGAAGAAATTGTAACAAGTCAGGATTTGTATATTCCTACAGGTGAAAGAGTATACCTGAACATGCAATCCTCAGATGTTATTCACTCGTTTTGGGTACCAACCATTGCTGGGAAAATGGATGTTAGTCCGGAAAACGTAAACACAATGTACATTGAAGCCTATGAAGAAGGCGTTTACTGGGGTAAATGTGCTGAGCTTTGCGGACCATCGCATTCATTGATGGACTTTAAAGTAATTGCAGTCAGTCCGGAAGAATATGAGCAATGGGTGGCTGATATGCAAGCAGTTGATCCAGAACAAGAACCACAAGATGCTGTAGCTCAAGAAGGTAAAGAATTGTTTGAAGCAAATAACTGTATGGCATGTCATGCAATTGGATCTTCACCTGCTGCAACTGGACCTAACTTAACAAACTTTGGGAACCGCTCTACAATTGCTGGTATTCTAGAACCAACTAAAGAAAACCTGGTTGATTGGATTTTGGATCCTGAGTCAATTAAGCCTGGAAATAAAATGACAGGTGCATATCCTAGTATTTCTGAAGAAGAGGCGAATAGCATTGCTGAATATTTACTGCAATTAAAGCCTTCTGAAGTAACACCTGAAAGCGCTGGGAATTAA
- the ctaD gene encoding cytochrome c oxidase subunit I — protein MSNAATQKRAFSAVLWDYLTTVDHKKVGILYLIGGGFFFLLGGLEALIIRIQLIKPENDFISAGLYNEMITMHGTTMIFLAATPLLFGLMNYIMPLQIGARDVAFPFLNALGFWLFFSGGILLNCSWFLGGAPDAGWTAYAPLSIQSPGHGTDFYVMGLQLSGAGTLMSGINFLVTIVAMRAPGMTYMRMPLFTWTTFVTSVLTLFAFPALTVGLFLLMFDRMFGSAFFDVALGGNSVIWQHLFWIFGHPEVYILILPVFGVFSEVLPAFSKKRLFGYSAMVFATFLIAFLGFMVWAHHMFTVGLGPVANSIFAVATMAIAVPTGIKIFNWLFTMWGGSIVINSAMLWALAFIPSFTIGGMTGVMLGSNVADYQYHDSYFVVAHFHYVIVGGVVFGLFAACHYWWPKMFGRILHEGMGKLSFWTFFIGFHLTFFIQHFLGLMGMPRRYWVFLENQGLDTGNLISTIGAFFMTFGTLVFLVNIVYTAAKGKKAPADPWDARTLEWTIPSPPPFYNFKQMPLVRGLDPLWIEKTEGNGKMTPAEPLDEIHMPNGSILPLIMTAGFFIAAFGFIYQTDHKAWLIAIYAGMAIAIGSMVIRSLKDDLGFHISKEELEREAD, from the coding sequence TTGAGTAATGCAGCTACTCAAAAGAGAGCTTTTAGTGCTGTGCTATGGGACTACTTAACCACCGTTGACCATAAAAAGGTTGGAATTTTGTACTTAATAGGTGGTGGGTTCTTTTTCCTGCTAGGTGGACTAGAAGCTCTTATTATTCGAATTCAGTTAATTAAGCCTGAAAATGATTTTATTAGTGCAGGTTTGTACAATGAAATGATCACAATGCACGGAACAACCATGATATTCCTTGCAGCGACACCATTGTTATTCGGTCTTATGAACTATATCATGCCACTGCAAATCGGGGCACGTGACGTTGCTTTTCCATTTTTAAATGCACTCGGATTTTGGTTGTTCTTTTCAGGTGGTATCCTATTAAACTGTAGTTGGTTTTTGGGAGGAGCGCCTGATGCAGGATGGACTGCATATGCTCCATTATCAATTCAATCACCTGGACATGGAACTGACTTTTATGTCATGGGATTACAGCTATCTGGTGCAGGAACATTAATGAGTGGTATTAACTTTCTTGTTACCATTGTAGCGATGCGTGCACCTGGGATGACTTATATGCGTATGCCATTATTTACATGGACTACTTTTGTAACAAGTGTACTAACCTTGTTCGCGTTTCCTGCATTAACTGTTGGATTGTTTTTATTAATGTTCGACCGTATGTTTGGTTCAGCGTTCTTTGATGTAGCACTTGGCGGAAACTCAGTCATATGGCAGCATTTATTCTGGATTTTCGGTCACCCTGAAGTGTATATACTGATTTTACCTGTATTCGGGGTGTTTAGTGAAGTCTTGCCTGCGTTCTCTAAAAAGCGATTATTTGGTTATTCAGCAATGGTATTTGCAACCTTTTTGATTGCATTTTTAGGATTTATGGTTTGGGCACACCACATGTTTACAGTAGGTTTAGGACCGGTAGCTAACTCGATATTTGCTGTTGCAACGATGGCAATTGCTGTTCCGACAGGTATAAAAATATTTAACTGGCTATTTACAATGTGGGGCGGAAGTATTGTCATTAATTCAGCAATGCTTTGGGCGCTTGCATTTATTCCTTCATTTACAATTGGGGGTATGACAGGGGTTATGCTCGGGTCAAACGTTGCGGATTATCAATATCATGATTCCTACTTCGTCGTTGCACACTTCCACTATGTAATCGTTGGTGGGGTTGTATTTGGTTTATTTGCTGCTTGTCATTATTGGTGGCCAAAAATGTTCGGTAGAATTCTTCATGAAGGTATGGGTAAACTATCGTTCTGGACATTCTTTATTGGATTCCATTTAACGTTTTTTATCCAGCATTTTCTTGGACTAATGGGAATGCCGCGTCGTTATTGGGTCTTCTTGGAAAACCAAGGACTTGATACTGGAAACCTGATCAGTACAATCGGTGCTTTCTTTATGACATTTGGTACATTAGTTTTTCTCGTTAACATTGTTTATACTGCTGCTAAAGGCAAAAAAGCACCTGCAGATCCATGGGATGCTCGTACATTAGAGTGGACAATTCCTTCACCACCACCGTTTTATAATTTTAAACAAATGCCTTTAGTAAGAGGACTTGATCCATTATGGATTGAGAAAACAGAAGGAAATGGAAAAATGACTCCCGCAGAGCCATTGGATGAAATTCATATGCCTAACGGATCTATTCTTCCATTAATTATGACAGCTGGTTTCTTTATCGCTGCTTTCGGTTTCATTTATCAGACTGATCATAAAGCTTGGTTAATAGCAATATATGCTGGTATGGCGATTGCGATTGGTTCTATGGTAATCCGTTCATTGAAAGATGATCTTGGATTTCATATTTCCAAAGAAGAACTAGAAAGGGAGGCTGACTGA
- a CDS encoding cytochrome (ubi)quinol oxidase subunit III produces MSHDHSLNPKTMPEDPAKATTEGKHKFLGLWFFLGGETVLFACFFGTYLALRNSTAGGPTSQDLFGLELVFLMTVLLLTSSLTSVYAIYHMKNNDFKKMMLWMGITALLGIGFLACEIYEFAHYIHDYEFTFRSSAFGSAFYTLVGFHGGHVIFGLSWLITLMVRNAKRGLNLYNAPKFNTFALYWHFIDVVWVFIFTVVYLMGMVS; encoded by the coding sequence ATGAGTCATGATCATTCCTTAAATCCGAAAACGATGCCAGAAGATCCTGCAAAAGCAACAACGGAAGGAAAACATAAATTTCTAGGTTTATGGTTCTTCCTTGGAGGAGAAACAGTTCTTTTTGCTTGTTTTTTCGGAACGTATCTAGCTTTAAGAAATTCAACGGCTGGTGGTCCAACATCACAAGATTTATTTGGATTAGAATTAGTATTCTTAATGACTGTTTTGTTATTAACAAGCTCACTTACTAGTGTGTATGCTATATATCATATGAAGAATAATGATTTTAAAAAGATGATGCTTTGGATGGGGATTACAGCACTATTAGGAATTGGTTTCTTAGCTTGTGAAATTTATGAATTTGCTCACTATATTCATGATTATGAGTTTACATTCCGTTCCTCTGCATTTGGATCAGCATTCTATACATTAGTTGGTTTCCACGGAGGACACGTTATTTTCGGACTGAGTTGGCTGATTACCCTCATGGTACGAAATGCTAAAAGAGGATTAAACCTATATAATGCCCCGAAATTCAATACGTTTGCATTATATTGGCACTTTATTGACGTTGTATGGGTATTCATCTTTACAGTAGTATATCTAATGGGGATGGTGAGTTAA
- the ctaF gene encoding cytochrome c oxidase subunit IVB, which translates to MTENTSTSKINSFQREKNRDEMRKQIVSFALMIFFTLIAFFAVGMGINSMFVIPLILILAIVQVGFQFYYFMHLKDKGHEFPALLIFGGIWVTFLVGVTFATIIWW; encoded by the coding sequence ATGACGGAAAATACAAGTACCAGCAAAATTAATTCGTTCCAAAGAGAAAAAAATCGAGATGAAATGAGAAAACAAATCGTTTCTTTCGCATTAATGATTTTCTTCACGTTGATTGCTTTTTTTGCAGTTGGTATGGGAATCAATTCTATGTTTGTAATTCCATTAATACTCATTTTGGCTATTGTCCAAGTGGGATTCCAATTTTATTATTTCATGCACTTGAAGGATAAGGGACATGAATTCCCAGCGCTATTAATCTTTGGTGGAATATGGGTTACATTTTTAGTCGGAGTTACTTTTGCAACCATTATTTGGTGGTAA
- the ctaG gene encoding cytochrome c oxidase assembly factor CtaG: MWLELQIFGFRALWSPYYFLFIVGLAILYYLITGPYRHKFGGDARPTVKQQSLFYLSLVLLYIVKGSPIDLLSHITLTAHMIQMAIYLLVVPIFMLKGIPEWLWKKAVYTPVIKPIFKFLTKPLISLLLFNVLFSFYHMPVVFNFAKESQIMHTSTSLILFISAFIVWFPLLSPIKELDKLHPLMKMAYIIGNSVLITPACVLIIFAPEPLFAAYTQDGSWLQALALCVPGDVLQGLTPALSGPEMFTSMDTVEDQQLGGIIMKIMQEITYGIVLAIIFFKWFSKGSQTIDPLPTTAE; the protein is encoded by the coding sequence ATGTGGTTAGAATTACAAATTTTTGGTTTTCGGGCATTGTGGAGTCCCTATTATTTCCTTTTTATTGTTGGTCTTGCTATTTTATATTATTTAATTACAGGCCCATACCGTCATAAATTTGGAGGGGATGCCAGACCAACTGTTAAGCAGCAAAGTCTCTTTTATCTTTCGCTTGTCTTGCTTTACATTGTAAAAGGATCTCCAATAGACTTGCTTTCACATATTACATTGACAGCACATATGATACAAATGGCAATTTACTTACTCGTTGTGCCTATTTTTATGTTAAAAGGGATCCCAGAATGGCTATGGAAAAAAGCTGTTTATACACCGGTTATTAAACCTATATTCAAGTTTTTAACGAAGCCGCTAATTTCATTACTGTTATTTAACGTTTTATTTTCTTTTTATCACATGCCAGTAGTTTTCAATTTTGCGAAAGAATCACAGATTATGCATACATCTACATCGCTGATTTTGTTTATTTCAGCTTTTATTGTATGGTTCCCTTTACTATCTCCAATAAAGGAATTGGACAAGCTGCACCCATTGATGAAAATGGCATATATCATTGGTAACAGTGTTTTGATAACACCAGCCTGTGTACTTATTATTTTTGCACCAGAGCCACTATTTGCAGCGTATACACAAGATGGTTCTTGGCTTCAAGCTTTAGCGTTATGCGTACCAGGTGATGTACTTCAAGGTTTAACGCCAGCTCTTTCCGGCCCTGAAATGTTTACGAGCATGGATACAGTTGAGGATCAACAACTCGGCGGCATTATTATGAAAATCATGCAGGAAATTACGTATGGAATCGTACTTGCAATCATATTCTTTAAATGGTTCTCAAAAGGAAGTCAGACGATTGACCCTCTTCCAACAACTGCAGAATAG
- a CDS encoding DUF420 domain-containing protein, producing MPFLPTLSTFFIVLSAILVAIGWILIIKGKKNAHKKVMLSAAFSAILFFIIYMSRTIFAGNTSFGGPDDIKIYYTLFLIFHIILATTGAVFGIVTIVLALKRNITKHEKIGPVTSIIWFFTAITGVAVYLLLYVIYDGGETTSMIKAILGF from the coding sequence ATGCCATTTTTACCAACACTAAGTACTTTTTTTATTGTCCTCAGTGCAATTTTAGTTGCAATTGGTTGGATATTAATTATAAAAGGAAAGAAAAATGCACATAAGAAAGTGATGCTTTCAGCTGCATTCAGTGCGATTCTGTTTTTTATTATTTATATGTCACGTACAATTTTTGCTGGAAATACGAGTTTTGGGGGACCGGATGATATTAAAATCTATTATACCCTTTTCCTCATTTTCCATATTATTTTAGCTACAACCGGTGCTGTGTTTGGAATTGTTACGATTGTATTAGCTTTAAAGAGAAATATAACGAAACATGAAAAAATAGGACCTGTAACGAGTATTATTTGGTTCTTCACTGCTATTACCGGTGTTGCAGTATACTTACTATTGTATGTTATCTATGATGGTGGAGAAACAACAAGTATGATTAAGGCAATTTTAGGCTTTTAA
- a CDS encoding YugN family protein, which translates to MRLENTGIEDSIVDLRPLDHLTGKHAFIRAGQWDYERVTYDYRIGSQEKNVTYYIRIQGHAIEGDVDKGDAVIKLLTPLLGKHYYPHGVEYGEAENFPESLVERAHTLVAKVADEIQHYKK; encoded by the coding sequence ATGAGATTGGAAAATACGGGTATTGAAGATTCAATTGTAGATTTAAGACCTCTTGATCATTTAACTGGCAAACATGCATTCATTCGTGCAGGACAATGGGACTATGAAAGAGTTACTTATGATTACAGAATTGGATCACAAGAGAAGAACGTTACATATTACATTCGTATCCAAGGACATGCTATTGAAGGTGATGTTGATAAAGGTGACGCTGTCATTAAATTACTAACACCACTACTTGGCAAACATTACTACCCACATGGAGTCGAGTATGGAGAAGCTGAAAATTTTCCTGAAAGTTTAGTGGAAAGAGCGCACACACTTGTTGCAAAAGTCGCTGATGAAATTCAACATTATAAAAAGTGA
- a CDS encoding CAP domain-containing protein, giving the protein MRIIRNLFLLSLLAIAGFYVLDRTETSPKEVVQQVTDIVKEKRHVLESKISPEEVNIEPVPLEGNIFQWIGKSSDELKKDFGEPIRIDKSAYDYEWWVYTNSTNQYVQFGIEDDVVKTIFATGENLDTEPINIGQPYEEVNQKFGFTDEVSYNNGISSYTFRISEEDIGVRPLVKLNDSTFIQLYFDTFTDKLSSVRVLTADTLLKHRPYEIEYRGKLPDEPNFTDGEWQEIEEGMEQQIYDLTNIIRHRHGKSMLDWKESVSNVAFLHSKDMEENNYFSHYSLNGDGLKERLEAEDVFYLAAGENIAAQYPDAPAAMEGWLNSEGHREALLSDDYTHIGVGVYRLYYTQNFLDKPL; this is encoded by the coding sequence ATGCGAATAATTCGAAATCTATTTTTATTATCGTTACTAGCAATCGCGGGTTTTTATGTACTGGATCGAACGGAAACTTCACCAAAAGAAGTTGTTCAGCAAGTTACAGATATTGTAAAAGAAAAACGACATGTATTAGAATCAAAAATTTCACCTGAAGAAGTGAACATTGAGCCTGTTCCATTAGAAGGGAATATATTTCAATGGATAGGCAAATCGAGTGATGAACTGAAAAAGGATTTTGGTGAACCAATAAGGATCGACAAAAGTGCATATGATTACGAATGGTGGGTGTATACGAATTCCACTAATCAATATGTACAATTTGGGATAGAAGATGATGTTGTTAAAACTATTTTTGCAACAGGAGAAAATTTGGATACAGAGCCTATTAACATAGGGCAGCCGTATGAGGAAGTTAATCAGAAATTCGGCTTTACGGATGAAGTTTCCTATAATAATGGCATATCATCGTATACATTTAGAATTTCGGAAGAGGATATAGGAGTAAGGCCACTTGTAAAGTTAAATGATAGCACGTTTATTCAGCTTTATTTTGATACATTTACTGATAAGCTATCGTCCGTTCGCGTTTTAACCGCAGATACACTGTTAAAGCATCGTCCATATGAAATTGAATATCGGGGCAAGCTGCCAGATGAACCTAACTTTACTGATGGTGAATGGCAAGAAATTGAAGAGGGGATGGAACAACAGATTTATGATCTGACGAATATAATAAGACATCGACATGGCAAGAGTATGTTAGATTGGAAAGAAAGTGTAAGCAATGTAGCATTTCTTCATAGTAAGGATATGGAAGAAAATAATTATTTTTCCCATTACAGTTTAAATGGAGATGGGTTGAAAGAACGTTTAGAAGCAGAGGATGTTTTTTATCTTGCAGCGGGTGAAAATATCGCAGCTCAATACCCGGATGCACCAGCTGCGATGGAAGGCTGGTTAAATAGTGAAGGACATCGTGAAGCTTTGTTAAGTGACGACTATACCCACATTGGAGTCGGCGTGTACCGGCTATATTACACACAAAATTTTCTTGATAAGCCATTATAA
- a CDS encoding YlbD family protein, with the protein MGDLHPSVVSFKKFINAHPALIKEIRRSGRSWQEYYEKWALLGEEDPYWDEFKVDKHEENLSEEKSTIKNTELVSQLMKYTSNLDVNKMQGQVEQLSKAVTAIQEIVSQFKKTQNNNQPQKDPFSWVKD; encoded by the coding sequence ATGGGCGATTTACATCCGTCAGTAGTTTCTTTTAAAAAATTTATCAATGCGCATCCTGCTTTAATAAAGGAAATCAGAAGGAGTGGCAGGTCTTGGCAGGAATATTATGAAAAATGGGCGTTGTTGGGCGAGGAAGACCCGTATTGGGATGAATTTAAAGTGGATAAGCATGAAGAAAATTTAAGTGAAGAAAAATCCACTATAAAAAATACAGAACTTGTCAGTCAGCTAATGAAATATACGTCTAACTTAGACGTTAATAAAATGCAAGGTCAGGTTGAACAATTGAGTAAAGCAGTTACAGCAATCCAGGAAATAGTATCACAATTTAAAAAAACACAGAATAACAATCAGCCGCAAAAGGATCCATTCAGTTGGGTCAAAGACTGA
- a CDS encoding YlbE-like family protein, whose translation MDQQSMQYLRENPKLAEFVRYNPEWYRYLSRGPERIKEMEKEAKIFYGKTLPQQINTLNDRIQMISMLAEVAKAMKD comes from the coding sequence TTGGATCAGCAAAGTATGCAATATTTAAGAGAAAATCCAAAGCTCGCAGAATTTGTCCGATATAATCCAGAATGGTATCGCTATTTATCGAGGGGACCAGAAAGAATTAAAGAGATGGAGAAAGAAGCTAAAATTTTCTATGGCAAGACACTGCCACAGCAAATAAATACATTAAATGACCGAATCCAAATGATCAGTATGCTAGCTGAAGTAGCAAAAGCAATGAAAGATTAG
- a CDS encoding YlbF family regulator, which yields MIATLEYVDILDRSEQLGKMVMASDTMEAYKQTRAALHEDEDAQKLIQAFLDMKDQYEDVQRFGRYHPDYYDIMKNIRVVKREMDMNDKVAAFKMAERNLQNLLDEISQYVAESVSMQIKAPKDGAALTDSGCGCGSGGACGCAS from the coding sequence ATGATAGCTACATTAGAATATGTGGATATACTTGACCGTTCTGAGCAACTTGGCAAAATGGTTATGGCATCTGATACGATGGAAGCCTATAAGCAAACCCGTGCTGCACTTCATGAGGATGAGGATGCTCAAAAGCTCATACAAGCTTTTTTAGATATGAAGGACCAATACGAGGATGTCCAGCGGTTTGGTCGCTATCACCCAGACTACTATGATATCATGAAAAATATCCGTGTTGTAAAAAGAGAAATGGATATGAATGATAAAGTAGCAGCATTTAAAATGGCTGAACGAAATCTCCAGAACTTATTGGATGAAATTAGTCAGTATGTTGCTGAGAGTGTCAGCATGCAAATAAAAGCTCCAAAAGATGGTGCTGCACTTACAGATAGTGGCTGTGGTTGTGGCAGTGGTGGAGCATGTGGGTGTGCTTCCTAG
- a CDS encoding DUF2129 domain-containing protein has product MRTNRQGIVVWFQHMKNIKQLKRYGNLVYASKRLKYAVIYVNQDELEKIEAKILKHSFVSKIERSYKPFVRTDYENAKPDKAKQYDYKMGI; this is encoded by the coding sequence GTGAGAACAAATAGACAAGGTATTGTTGTCTGGTTTCAGCATATGAAGAACATTAAGCAATTGAAGCGATATGGAAATTTGGTCTATGCTTCAAAAAGATTAAAGTATGCTGTAATTTATGTTAACCAGGATGAACTGGAAAAAATAGAAGCTAAAATACTGAAGCATTCGTTTGTTTCCAAGATAGAAAGATCGTATAAACCTTTCGTCCGTACAGATTATGAAAATGCGAAACCAGATAAAGCAAAGCAATATGATTATAAAATGGGAATCTAG
- the rsmD gene encoding 16S rRNA (guanine(966)-N(2))-methyltransferase RsmD, which yields MRVIAGDYKGRQLKAVPGKSTRPTTDKVKEAVFQMIGPFFEGGKVLDLFAGSGSLGIEALSRGMDYGIFVDKHPKAIHTIQENIQTLKLDQYAEVFRADAHRAIKAAAKRLLKFDLILIDPPYGKVDYAELIDEMIKIDLLNSGGIIYCEHDPTEKLPKEQTGLTLLRQENYGGTIGITIYRSYC from the coding sequence ATGCGAGTTATTGCAGGTGATTATAAAGGCAGGCAATTAAAAGCGGTTCCAGGTAAATCAACGCGCCCAACAACGGATAAAGTGAAAGAAGCAGTATTTCAAATGATAGGCCCTTTTTTCGAGGGAGGAAAGGTGCTGGATTTATTTGCCGGAAGCGGATCGCTCGGAATCGAAGCGCTAAGCCGTGGAATGGATTATGGTATATTTGTTGATAAACATCCAAAAGCAATACATACAATTCAGGAGAATATCCAAACATTGAAACTGGATCAATATGCTGAAGTATTTCGTGCAGATGCTCATCGTGCAATAAAAGCAGCAGCGAAAAGATTGTTGAAATTTGATCTTATTTTAATCGATCCACCGTATGGAAAAGTGGATTACGCAGAGCTTATAGACGAAATGATAAAGATCGATTTACTTAACTCTGGTGGCATCATTTATTGTGAACATGATCCAACAGAGAAGCTCCCTAAAGAACAGACAGGTTTAACCTTGTTAAGACAAGAAAATTATGGCGGAACAATTGGAATAACTATTTATCGTTCATACTGTTAA
- the coaD gene encoding pantetheine-phosphate adenylyltransferase, which yields MGKLAICPGTFDPITNGHLDIISRGAKVFDRVIVAVFNNQAKSPLFTVEERIQLLQESTKDIPNVTIDASDHLLMDYAQEKNAHAVIRGLRAVSDFEYEMQITSMNRKLNENIETFFMMTNNQYSFLSSSMVKEIAKFNGNISGLVPDFVEQALKEKYHHI from the coding sequence ATGGGAAAGTTAGCGATTTGTCCAGGGACCTTTGATCCGATTACAAATGGACATTTGGATATTATTAGCCGGGGAGCGAAGGTGTTTGATCGCGTTATTGTAGCTGTCTTTAATAACCAGGCTAAATCTCCACTCTTTACAGTAGAAGAAAGAATTCAATTATTACAGGAATCCACAAAGGATATCCCAAACGTCACCATAGACGCCTCTGATCACCTGCTAATGGATTATGCACAGGAGAAAAACGCACATGCTGTTATCCGTGGTCTTCGTGCTGTGAGTGATTTTGAATATGAAATGCAAATTACTTCAATGAATCGAAAACTAAATGAAAATATTGAAACATTTTTTATGATGACAAATAATCAATATTCCTTCCTTAGCTCTAGCATGGTAAAGGAAATAGCTAAATTTAATGGAAATATCAGCGGACTCGTACCTGATTTTGTCGAGCAAGCATTAAAAGAAAAATATCATCATATTTAA